The DNA region TCGCCCATTCAAGTCTTTGGAAACTCTCCCGTGCAAAGGCCTGGAAACTCGCCAAATCCGCAAAGGTCTCGTAGCGGCGTCCGGAGAGCATAACGGTCCGAACCACTTGCGCGCCGCAAGCAGCGGACGTGCGCAGCACTTCGGTGAATCGCGCGACATCCCCTTCATCCTCGGGCAGCGAGACGATGCCCTCCACATACATCTTCGCTTCTGTCGCCGCGGCGCTCATTTTTTCCGCCGCCAAGGCGTCGAGCTTGCCGAGACTGGTTTGAACACCAGCGGCGCCGAGCTGCCGGCAATATTCGAGGAACACCAGTGGATCGGAAAAGCCCTCCGCACCAGGTTGCCCGGCGCGGATACCGTACGAGTGTATCACGATGCCGAGCCCCAACTCATGCAAGGGCATGTTGACGCTTTCGGCCCAAGCGCGTCCGGCTCCAAGACAGGCGGCCGCTTGCGCCGCAATGACGGAGAATGTGCGTCGTGACAGTTTCATGGCGCAGGTTGCACCCCCAGAGCGGCGAGATCGTTGTCCCACGGCGCGCGATACGGCCGGATCAACATGCCTTGCGCTTGTTCGTCACCGATGATCTGCTCATTGACGCCGTCCCATTGCAACTTGCGACCCAGTCGGAGCGAGATATTCGCCAGGTGACAGGCGGTGGCAACCTGATGGGCGCTGCGAAGGTCGGAGTTTGACGTCGCCCGTGAACGCACGCAGTCCAAAAAGTTGCGGACGTGCAGCTTAAACTGTTCGCGATCATTGCCGGTTCGGTCTTGGAGAGGTGTCGTCCAATACGTATTGCCGCTATCCTCCACGCGGACCGGCCCGCCGACCGGATGCGCGCCGGTGAATTGCGGGATCGCATTGCCAGGCGGCAATTGCTTGTCCGGCGTGATCGTGAAACCGTTGCGCGTGATCGCCATGCTGCCATACGTGCCGAAGAGCTCCACGGTCGGGCGGCGTTCCGCGCCGGCCGAGGCTTCGCGATGCGACCAGGAGATCGTGCATTCCGGAAACTCGAATAGCGCGTCCTGAGTGTCGGGCGTCTCGCCGTTGTCTTCGAGCGCGAACCGCCCGCCGCAACTGGTGACAGCCGTGGGGAATCCAAGTCCCAACATCCAGTGCGCGGCGTCGAGACCATGCGCCGCGAGGTTCGTCATCTGCCCGCCGGAGTAATCCCAAAACCAGCGGAAGTGGTAAATCGCGCGATTTGGGTTGTAGGCGCGCTCGGGCGCGGGACCAAGCCAGGCGTTCCAATCCAGTTCGGCGGGCGGGGGGCAATCGTCCGGGCGGCCGAAGCCGGGCATGATGTTGCGATACGCCCTCATGCGCACTGAATGGACTTTGCCAAGTCGCCCGGACTGCACCAGTTCCTTGGCCCGCAGGTAGTGCGGGCCGGAGCGCTGCTGCGTGCCAACTTGCACGATGCGCTGGTAGCGCTCGGCGACGTCGATCATCCAACGGCCTTCGCGCTGAAACAGCGTCAACGGCTTTTCGGTGTAAACATCCTTGCCGGCGGCGCAGGCCAGCATGGTCGCCAAAGCGTGCCAATGATCAGGCGTCGAGACGACGACGGCGTCGACGCGCGGATCGTCGAGCAACGCGCGAAAGTCCTGGTAGCC from Planctomycetia bacterium includes:
- a CDS encoding Gfo/Idh/MocA family oxidoreductase produces the protein MRRAHAKSFAVSRRAALSGGAAALTAAAWRRVPGANERIGVGFIGFGLIGKRHVLDFAEQPDAALVAVSDVHAGRREEGRALAGENAKGYQDFRALLDDPRVDAVVVSTPDHWHALATMLACAAGKDVYTEKPLTLFQREGRWMIDVAERYQRIVQVGTQQRSGPHYLRAKELVQSGRLGKVHSVRMRAYRNIMPGFGRPDDCPPPAELDWNAWLGPAPERAYNPNRAIYHFRWFWDYSGGQMTNLAAHGLDAAHWMLGLGFPTAVTSCGGRFALEDNGETPDTQDALFEFPECTISWSHREASAGAERRPTVELFGTYGSMAITRNGFTITPDKQLPPGNAIPQFTGAHPVGGPVRVEDSGNTYWTTPLQDRTGNDREQFKLHVRNFLDCVRSRATSNSDLRSAHQVATACHLANISLRLGRKLQWDGVNEQIIGDEQAQGMLIRPYRAPWDNDLAALGVQPAP